One window from the genome of Calliopsis andreniformis isolate RMS-2024a chromosome 12, iyCalAndr_principal, whole genome shotgun sequence encodes:
- the Dip-c gene encoding dipeptidase C, protein MTEINMAKANHSNSVESHFQRGNHTLKVPMSLFQNNRQRLVERIKANSKVSTTGSFIILQGGVEIPFNDTDISWPFRQESFFQWCFGVEEPGCYGAIDLSTGSSILFVPRLPPEYAIWEGKLHTLEDFRERYRVDEVRYTDEIAEVLKKKQASLLLTLSGRNSDSGLQAQEATFDGISQFKVDNQVLYPEICECRVIKSPEEIKVLEYVIKISSEAHKSVMQLVKPGLAEFQLEAAFMHYVYSQGGCRHVSYTCICGSGHNASILHYGHAGAPNNRVIEDGDMCLFDMGGNYCGYAADITCSFPANGKFTENQKMVYNAVLAARDAVMNAAKPNVTWTDMHLVANKTMLASLKEGGLLVGDVDDMIKAGLNEVFQPHGLGHLMGLDVHDVGGYLEGHPERSQAPGLRKLRTARVLQAGMVLTIEPGCYFVDCLLDAALTNPDQSKFIVAEKLKKFRNWGGVRIEDDVLVTETGVRNLTDVPRTVEEIESWMAARKK, encoded by the exons ATGACAGAAATCAACATGGCGAAAGCCAACCATTC AAATTCGGTAGAATCCCATTTTCAGAGAGGCAATCACACTCTAAAAGTGCCTATGTCACTTTTTCAAAACAATCGTCAAAGATTAGTTGAACGTATCAAAGCAAATTCAAAGGTTTCAACTACAGGCAGTTTTATTATTCTTCAAGGAGGAGTAGAAATTCCATTCAATGATACAGATATAAGCTGGCCATTCAGACAA GAATCATTTTTTCAATGGTGCTTTGGTGTTGAAGAACCAGGATGTTATGGTGCTATTGATTTATCAACAGGATCATCAATTTTATTTGTACCTCGATTACCACCTGAATATGCAATTTGGGAAGGAAAACTGCATACTTTGGAGGACTTTAGAGAGAGGTACAGGGTAGATGAAGTTCGCTATACTGATGAAATAGCTGAAGTATTGAAGAAAAAGCAGGCCTCTCTTCTTCTTACTTTA AGTGGCCGTAACAGTGATAGTGGTTTACAAGCACAGGAGGCAACTTTCGATGGAATTAGCCA GTTCAAAGTGGACAACCAAGTTTTGTATCCAGAAATATGTGAATG TCGAGTCATAAAATCTCCAGAAGAAATCAAGGTGTTGGAGTATGTGATTAAAATAAGCTCAGAGGCTCATAAGTCCGTTATGCAGTTGGTGAAACCAGGACTTGCAGAATTTCAACTGGAAGCAGCTTTCATGCACTATGTGTACTCTCAAGGTGGCTGCAGGCATGTGTCCTATACTTGTATTTGTGGATCTGGGCATAACGCGTCTATATTACATTATGGACATGCTGGTGCACCAAATAATAGAGTCATAGAAGACGGTGACATGTG CCTTTTCGATATGGGTGGAAACTACTGTGGCTATGCAGCTGATATTACATGCAGCTTTCCAGCCAATGGAAAGTTCACAGAAAACCAAAAAATGGTATATAATGCAGTACTTGCTGCTCGTGACGCAGTTATGAACGCTGCAAAACCTAACGTCACATGGACAGACATGCACCTTGTGGCGAACAAGACTATGTTAGCCTCGCTGAAAGAAGGCGGTTTATTAGTAGGCGACGTTGATGATATGATCAAAGCGGGATTGAATGAAGTTTTTCAACCTCATGGTCTGGGACACCTCATGGGATTGGATGTCCACGATGTTGGTGGATATCTTGAAGGGCATCCAGAACGTTCTCAAGCTCCTGGATTAAGAAAATTGAGAACTGCTCGCGTGTTGCAAGCTGGTATGGTTTTAACAATTGAGCCAGGTTGCTACTTTGTCGATTGT TTGTTAGATGCTGCTCTGACCAATCCAGATCAATCAAAGTTTATCGTTGCTGAAAAACTGAAGAAGTTCCGTAATTGGGGTGGTGTTAGAATCGAAGATGATGTTCTTGTAACAGAAACTGGCGTAAGAAATCTAACTGATGTGCCGCGCAC AGTCGAGGAAATAGAAAGCTGGATGGCCGCACGTAAAAAATAG
- the LOC143185920 gene encoding uncharacterized protein LOC143185920 has protein sequence YWILVCSMQMILAGQLWAKYLMRMQVQPSCLISKLKTRWYESNSGQCTGQQIVMQTSILVQEGLEIQEVPLIVRKLNNIEAICNVKDKKGMPISNINQKISNVTKKNGQFTFTTGGVSNSQSNIEIRNKPLNKRIDIETDEGTAILFCSDLECLKDSEIEEALQELQSINTSNGLYSLLENKITHEINCRLALEGLKKVIEIENNWSRQKSNKLQRGRQVETNATARDVMMKQLIKLILHSEDSEIILQGLIVLKKDKVSPSRNMYRDWMCDEALSRATDGEFTPAQLINVIKILSTYKDSKYRRSVDTLWVGILLREQEINAHTLVALFKTLKYFSQSKNMVKLILERKLSNYWLKLTGSQIAEILDCFYDDVSAMKCLTSASKWASTSMYTSSERDLIHFIRSLNAKDYIDKGIEETLEKYLTSKALEIEDSNLIATIMNYCKNLQVRNECILSKCGEYFIKHATNIPTSLLPSMLTPFGVLYIQPPDSVRFWETFDSVLSRKFHDLKLDDALDILLSCTYLEKYPVKFFNKIFISQLLHKLHLRNHSVFFSRIKNKLKLLDATMSLEYNDYQHLHLPQGRIEKPLFIDARIRRTINMIYQSLATLVGEKYKLSKNVILNRLPVINFYVLDILIHPYLLSSPVFHMNLKQEKNINTAVLIYLPEYYCRNTTHLIGPQIMRKRHLRKLGFRIMTLDYITLQEIWDKSDKLSSYLLENLNSAEDAL, from the coding sequence TATTGGATACTTGTATGCTCTATGCAGATGATCCTAGCTGGCCAACTATGGGCAAAATATTTAATGCGTATGCAAGTGCAGCCATCCTGTTTGATTTCTAAACTAAAAACGCGATGGTATGAATCTAATTCAGGCCAATGCACTGGGCAGCAGATTGTAATGCAAACTAGTATTCTTGTACAAGAGGGACTGGAAATACAAGAGGTGCCTTTAATTGTAAGAAAACTCAATAACATTGAGGCAATATGTAATGTTAAGGATAAGAAAGGGATGCCTATTTCTAATATTAATCAGAAAATATCTAATGTAACTAAGAAGAATGGTCAGTTCACATTTACTACTGGAGgtgtttcaaattctcaaagtaATATTGAAATAAGAAACAAACCATTGAATAAGAGAATAGACATAGAGACAGATGAAGGAACCGCAATATTGTTCTGCTCTGATCTTGAATGTCTTAAAGACTCAGAGATAGAAGAAGCTTTACAGGAATTGCAATCGATTAACACATCCAATggcttatattcgttattagaaAACAAAATTACACATGAAATAAATTGCAGATTAGCCTTGGAAGGACTAAAGAAAGTTATAGAGATAGAAAATAATTGGTCTAGGCAAAAATCAAATAAATTGCAGAGAGGCAGGCAAGTGGAAACTAATGCAACTGCTAGAGATGTTATGATGAAACAGTTAATTAAATTAATCCTTCATAGTGAGGACAGTGAAATAATACTTCAGGGACTGATTGTATTGAAGAAAGATAAAGTTAGTCCCTCCAGAAACATGTATAGAGATTGGATGTGCGACGAAGCTTTAAGTCGAGCTACAGATGGAGAGTTTACACCTGCACAGttaataaatgtaataaaaattttatcaaCTTATAAGGACTCTAAATATCGAAGGTCTGTAGATACTTTATGGGTTGGTATTCTGCTTAGAGAACAAGAGATTAATGCACACACATTGGTTGCATTGTTcaaaacattaaaatattttagtCAGAGTAAAAATATGGTAAAACTTATCCTTGAAAGGAAACTTTCCaattactggttgaaattaactgGCTCGCAAATTGCAGAAATATTAGATTGCTTTTATGATGATGTTTCTGCAATGAAATGTTTAACAAGTGCCAGTAAATGGGCAAGTACAAGTATGTATACATCTAGTGAAAGAGACTTGATACATTTCATACGAAGTTTAAATGCAAAAGATTACATTGATAAAGGAATTGAAGAAActttagaaaaatatttaacatCCAAAGCACTggaaattgaagattcaaaTTTAATAGCAACGATTATGAATTATTGTAAGAATTTACAAGTCAGAAACGAATGCATATTATCAAAATGTGGAGAGTATTTCATCAAGCATGCCACAAATATACCAACTTCTTTATTACCATCCATGCTCACCCCATTTGGAGTGTTGTACATACAACCACCAGATTCTGTGAGATTTTGGGAAACTTTTGATAGTGTATTATCAAGAAAATTTCATGACTTGAAATTAGATGATGCATTAGATATCCTTCTCTCTTGTACATATTTAGAAAAGTATCCagtgaaattttttaataaaatatttatttcacagCTGCTTCATAAGCTTCATTTAAGGAATCATTCTGTTTTCTTTAGTCGTATAAAaaacaaattaaaattattagatGCCACTATGTCTTTAGAATATAATGATTATCAACATTTGCATCTTCCTCAAGGCAGAATAGAAAAACCACTTTTCATAGATGCAAGAATCAGAAGAACAATCAATATGATATACCAATCACTAGCAACATTGGTAGgagaaaaatacaaattaagcaaAAATGTCATTCTGAATCGATTGCCAGTCATAAATTTCTATGTACTCGATATCTTGATACATCCGTACTTATTATCCTCTCCAGTGTTTCATATGAATTTGAAACAGGAGaaaaatataaacacagcagttttaatTTATTTGCCAGAATATTATTGTAGAAACACAACTCACTTAATAGGACCTCAAATAATGAGAAAAAGACATCTCAGGAAGCTAGGCTTTCGAATTATGACACTAGATTATATAACATTACAGGAAATTTGGGATAAATCTGATAAATTATCGTCTTATTTGCTGGAAAATTTAAATTCAGCAGAGGATGCTTTGTGA
- the LOC143186077 gene encoding C-Maf-inducing protein isoform X1, translated as MFCFQSPFTRASRVLVSPLSSSKTNTSSMSIVLPSKSPSSAKCDRRGSEAISEGSGSSIRYIDQEPSISDYSSTDTLPDIKADYLDPESLSPGPDSVTSPNLITVISNGVDDVSDHRKLLEEDDNTQSSSPKRKPFSNRRCRKLLLRLRSNDSGSNKEACFLSTSPSPGSESMETASPGSSRDCHEDYKIGDTTTLSTKSSPSVLIDSAEPEESLRGCRVTAASENDIPSLQTTFSESEKENLYQEQETETEEGSSLPLSPAGPSTAGLSSSTVPYYNFLCVNGGSMRQEMTSTSSPQLSSGTNLRSNEESPSADVCNSFGSEKSSRIDTLKPEGLDSSCSLPAARSCPNLERQSAGYTSVSGSSSSSHSPGPIGPRFKPVEEGDIQLCLLNHSKTLVRKILSSLFLRRWETHHLYLNDTGISSKTPTGFLQHPIPYSSMSNIRKYAVAKWDPTYKNCLSIDLPDSSLLLQASNPYTRDQWYHSILWKRSIFKYQHLVSSNTKEEVIIRELKSMVDFALWTCLQDERVTAAPLEAVAKLFEDSEESEKAKETSQNQNDRKQWVETVFSVVFPLLDKVALPACLAKVLVKLTEQYPRSSLISTMSPAITRCLKHTVDFGKSPEMRKLLQVFIAALHASEDGEQEVTKYIASVHGSGSHCPHPRVLPNLVSVCLAAIFHRFEVARHTPSVKDEPQTLPPLDCYLLVLSIVSEYYDWRPGFGALLQPVPFPEEALAAKEVQETILMRVIRRIAEDPRCIVHRVLLPIREPRPGWINIAAPSSPACPDNGELFGDMLKNLLACCCRRKRFVSSLVKQARDDCVLLAVRGCDAAEDALCLMLEWHLLPTEETRLQIVNALQSTEGGKDCYATLCRRQRNLQKLQQKGGPRKLTLSVRATDADVALLLGGRALGNLEYLSLAFTSVTSACAEQLIKLPYLRHLNLWATQFGDAGLQMISEHLQKLQVLNLCETPVSDKGISTLTSLTSLRKLNLNSTKLSIQTFESLKKCLPALQEFDVRYTEAWRPELLPSAKSSNSICCNLLQYC; from the exons ATGTTCTGCTTCCAAAGCCCGTTCACTCGCGCCTCTCGAGTGCTGGTGTCACCCTTGTCCTCCAGCAAGACCAACACCTCCTCCATGAGCATCGTCCTGCCGAGCAAGTCGCCCTCGAGCGCCAAGTGCGACAGGCGAGGCTCCGAAGCCATCAGCGAGGGTTCAGGCTCCTCTATCAGGTACATCGATCAGGAGCCATCGATCTCTGACTACAGCAGCACTGACACGCTCCCTGACATCAAGGCTGATTACCTGGACCCTGAGTCGCTCTCACCTGGTCCTGACTCAGTGACATCGCCGAACCTGATCACAGTGATCTCTAATGGAGTGGACGACGTGAGCGATCACAGGAAGCTGCTGGAGGAGGAtgacaacactcagtcgtcgtcTCCTAAAAGGAAACCCTTTAGCAACAGGCGGTGCAGGAAGCTCTTGCTACGTTTACGATCTAACGATAGTGGAAGTAATAAGGAAGCTTGTTTCTTGTCTACGTCCCCTTCTCCAGGGAGCGAGTCGATGGAAACTGCTTCTCCAGGATCTTCTAGGGACTGCCACGAGGACTATAAAATAGGAGACACGACGACGCTGTCTACTAAGTCTTCTCCTTCTGTTTTGATTGATTCTGCGGAGCCTGAGGAGAGTCTAAGAGGCTGCAGAGTGACTGCTGCTTCAGAGAATGATATTCCTTCGCTGCAGACTACGTTCAGTGAGTCAGAGAAGGAGAATTTGTACCAGGAACAGGAAACTGAGACAGAGGAGGGGTCTTCTTTGCCTCTGAGCCCTGCGGGGCCATCGACAGCTGGATTATCCTCGTCCACTGTGCCCTATTACAATTTTTTGTGCGTCAATGGCGGATCTATGCGCCAGGAGATGACTAGCACCAGTTCACCTCAATTGTCCTCGGGTACTAACCTCAGGTCCAACGAGGAGTCGCCTTCAGCGGATGTCTGCAACTCCTTTGGGAGCGAGAAAAGCTCTAGGATAGATACTCTGAAGCCTGAGGGTTTGGATAGCTCGTGCTCCTTGCCTGCTGCGAGGTCCTGTCCTAATTTGGAAAGGCAGAGCGCGGGGTACACGTCTGTTAGCGGATCCTCGAGCTCCAGTCATAGTCCTGGACCCATTGGGCCTAGGTTCAAGCCTGTCGAGGAGGGAGACATTCAGCTTTGCTTGTTGAATCACTCGAAGACTTTAGTGAGGAAAATTCTTTCCAGCTTGTTTCTCAGAAGGTGGGAGACGCACCACCTTTATTTGAACGACACTGGCATCTCTTCTAAGACG CCCACGGGATTCCTACAGCATCCAATTCCATACAGCAGCATGTCGAATATTCGGAAGTATGCTGTTGCCAAGTGGGATCCTACTTACAAGAACTGCCTGAGTATAGACCTGCCAGACAGTTCTCTTCTTCTCCAAGCGAGCAATCCTTACACGAGGGACCAATGGTACCATTCGATACTGTGGAAG AGAAGTATCTTCAAGTATCAACACCTGGTATCTTCAAACACGAAAGAAGAAGTGATCATTAGGGAACTAAAGTCGATGGTGGATTTTGCACTGTGGACATGCCTTCAAGATGAGAGGGTGACCGCGGCGCCGCTGGAAGCAGTTGCGAAACTCTTTGAGGATTCGGAGGAGTCAGAGAAAGCTAAGGAGACGTCGCAGAACCAAAATGACAGGAAACAGTGGGTGGAGACTGTTTTCTCAGTCGTGTTTCCTCTTCTGGATAAAGTTGCTCTACCCGCCTGCCTAGCGAAAGTTCTCGTTAAACTGACTGAACAGTATCCGCGATCCTCCCTAATTTCTACCATGAGTCCAGCTATTACCAGATGTTTGAAGCACACTGTTGACTTTGGCAAGTCTCCAGAGATGAGGAAGCTTCTTCAAGTCTTCATCGCTGCCCTACATGCCAGCGAAGATGGGGAACAAGAAGTGACAAAGTATATCGCCTCTGTTCATGGATCTGGAAGCCATTGTCCTCATCCCAGGGTGCTTCCTAATTTAGTGTCTGTTTGCCTTGCAGCAATTTTTCATAG ATTTGAAGTAGCTCGACATACTCCATCAGTAAAGGACGAACCACAAACCCTGCCACCCTTGGATTGCTATTTACTGGTGTTAAGTATTGT ATCTGAATATTATGATTGGCGACCTGGCTTTGGTGCTCTGTTACAACCGGTACCATTCCCAGAGGAAGCTCTAGCTGCGAAAGAAGTCCAGGAAACGATATTAATGCGCGTGATTAGGCGTATAGCAGAGGATCCAAGATGCATCGTTCATCGTGTTCTGCTTCCAATTAGGGAACCGCGACCTGGCTGGATTAATATTGCTGCTCCATCCAGCCCTGCTTGTCCTGATAACGGAGAATTGTTCGGTGATATG TTAAAAAATCTGTTGGCGTGCTGCTGTCGGCGGAAAAGATTTGTCAGCTCACTGGTGAAACAAGCGCGTGACGATTGCGTACTTCTGGCAGTCAGGGGCTGTGACGCTGCTGAAGATGCCCTCTGTTTGATGTTAGAGTGGCATTTACTACCAACTGAAGAGACGCGACTGCAAATAGTAAATGCGCTTCAATCGACAGAGGGGGGCAAGGACTGTTATGCTACACTTTGTAGGAGACAACGAAATTTACAAAAATTG CAACAAAAAGGAGGTCCCAGAAAGCTGACGTTATCTGTTCGTGCGACAGACGCCGACGTTGCTCTTCTCTTAGGTGGAAGAGCTCTTGGCAATCTTGAATACCTTAGCCTGGCCTTCACCTCGGTAACTTCAGCTTGTGCTGAACAGCTCATTAAATTGCCATACTTGAGGCACCTCAACTTGTGGGCTACACAATTTGGCGACGCTGGCCTACAAATGATTAGCGAGCATCTACAGAAATTACAAGTTTTGAATCTCTGCGAAACACCTGTTTCTGATAAAGGAATCTCCACTTTGACGT CATTGACGAGCTTAAGAAAATTAAATCTGAACAGCACGAAACTGTCCATTCAAACGTTCGAATCCTTAAAAAAGTGTCTGCCAGCGCTACAAGAGTTCGATGTAAGATATACAGAGGCTTGGCGACCAGAGCTTTTACCCTCCGCTAAGTCAAGTAATTCCATTTGTTGTAATTTGTTGCAATATTGTTGA
- the LOC143186077 gene encoding C-Maf-inducing protein isoform X2, with translation MFCFQSPFTRASRVLVSPLSSSKTNTSSMSIVLPSKSPSSAKCDRRGSEAISEGSGSSIRYIDQEPSISDYSSTDTLPDIKADYLDPESLSPGPDSVTSPNLITVISNGVDDVSDHRKLLEEDDNTQSSSPKRKPFSNRRCRKLLLRLRSNDSGSNKEACFLSTSPSPGSESMETASPGSSRDCHEDYKIGDTTTLSTKSSPSVLIDSAEPEESLRGCRVTAASENDIPSLQTTFSESEKENLYQEQETETEEGSSLPLSPAGPSTAGLSSSTVPYYNFLCVNGGSMRQEMTSTSSPQLSSGTNLRSNEESPSADVCNSFGSEKSSRIDTLKPEGLDSSCSLPAARSCPNLERQSAGYTSVSGSSSSSHSPGPIGPRFKPVEEGDIQLCLLNHSKTLVRKILSSLFLRRWETHHLYLNDTGISSKTPTGFLQHPIPYSSMSNIRKYAVAKWDPTYKNCLSIDLPDSSLLLQASNPYTRDQWYHSILWKRSIFKYQHLVSSNTKEEVIIRELKSMVDFALWTCLQDERVTAAPLEAVAKLFEDSEESEKAKETSQNQNDRKQWVETVFSVVFPLLDKVALPACLAKVLVKLTEQYPRSSLISTMSPAITRCLKHTVDFGKSPEMRKLLQVFIAALHASEDGEQEVTKYIASVHGSGSHCPHPRVLPNLVSVCLAAIFHRFEVARHTPSVKDEPQTLPPLDCYLLVLSIVSEYYDWRPGFGALLQPVPFPEEALAAKEVQETILMRVIRRIAEDPRCIVHRVLLPIREPRPGWINIAAPSSPACPDNGELFGDMLKNLLACCCRRKRFVSSLVKQARDDCVLLAVRGCDAAEDALCLMLEWHLLPTEETRLQIVNALQSTEGGKDCYATLCRRQRNLQKLQQKGGPRKLTLSVRATDADVALLLGGRALGNLEYLSLAFTSVTSACAEQLIKLPYLRHLNLWATQFGDAGLQMISEHLQKLQVLNLCETPVSDKGISTLTSLTSLRKLNLNSTKLSIQTFESLKKCLPALQEFDVRYTEAWRPELLPSAKSIRR, from the exons ATGTTCTGCTTCCAAAGCCCGTTCACTCGCGCCTCTCGAGTGCTGGTGTCACCCTTGTCCTCCAGCAAGACCAACACCTCCTCCATGAGCATCGTCCTGCCGAGCAAGTCGCCCTCGAGCGCCAAGTGCGACAGGCGAGGCTCCGAAGCCATCAGCGAGGGTTCAGGCTCCTCTATCAGGTACATCGATCAGGAGCCATCGATCTCTGACTACAGCAGCACTGACACGCTCCCTGACATCAAGGCTGATTACCTGGACCCTGAGTCGCTCTCACCTGGTCCTGACTCAGTGACATCGCCGAACCTGATCACAGTGATCTCTAATGGAGTGGACGACGTGAGCGATCACAGGAAGCTGCTGGAGGAGGAtgacaacactcagtcgtcgtcTCCTAAAAGGAAACCCTTTAGCAACAGGCGGTGCAGGAAGCTCTTGCTACGTTTACGATCTAACGATAGTGGAAGTAATAAGGAAGCTTGTTTCTTGTCTACGTCCCCTTCTCCAGGGAGCGAGTCGATGGAAACTGCTTCTCCAGGATCTTCTAGGGACTGCCACGAGGACTATAAAATAGGAGACACGACGACGCTGTCTACTAAGTCTTCTCCTTCTGTTTTGATTGATTCTGCGGAGCCTGAGGAGAGTCTAAGAGGCTGCAGAGTGACTGCTGCTTCAGAGAATGATATTCCTTCGCTGCAGACTACGTTCAGTGAGTCAGAGAAGGAGAATTTGTACCAGGAACAGGAAACTGAGACAGAGGAGGGGTCTTCTTTGCCTCTGAGCCCTGCGGGGCCATCGACAGCTGGATTATCCTCGTCCACTGTGCCCTATTACAATTTTTTGTGCGTCAATGGCGGATCTATGCGCCAGGAGATGACTAGCACCAGTTCACCTCAATTGTCCTCGGGTACTAACCTCAGGTCCAACGAGGAGTCGCCTTCAGCGGATGTCTGCAACTCCTTTGGGAGCGAGAAAAGCTCTAGGATAGATACTCTGAAGCCTGAGGGTTTGGATAGCTCGTGCTCCTTGCCTGCTGCGAGGTCCTGTCCTAATTTGGAAAGGCAGAGCGCGGGGTACACGTCTGTTAGCGGATCCTCGAGCTCCAGTCATAGTCCTGGACCCATTGGGCCTAGGTTCAAGCCTGTCGAGGAGGGAGACATTCAGCTTTGCTTGTTGAATCACTCGAAGACTTTAGTGAGGAAAATTCTTTCCAGCTTGTTTCTCAGAAGGTGGGAGACGCACCACCTTTATTTGAACGACACTGGCATCTCTTCTAAGACG CCCACGGGATTCCTACAGCATCCAATTCCATACAGCAGCATGTCGAATATTCGGAAGTATGCTGTTGCCAAGTGGGATCCTACTTACAAGAACTGCCTGAGTATAGACCTGCCAGACAGTTCTCTTCTTCTCCAAGCGAGCAATCCTTACACGAGGGACCAATGGTACCATTCGATACTGTGGAAG AGAAGTATCTTCAAGTATCAACACCTGGTATCTTCAAACACGAAAGAAGAAGTGATCATTAGGGAACTAAAGTCGATGGTGGATTTTGCACTGTGGACATGCCTTCAAGATGAGAGGGTGACCGCGGCGCCGCTGGAAGCAGTTGCGAAACTCTTTGAGGATTCGGAGGAGTCAGAGAAAGCTAAGGAGACGTCGCAGAACCAAAATGACAGGAAACAGTGGGTGGAGACTGTTTTCTCAGTCGTGTTTCCTCTTCTGGATAAAGTTGCTCTACCCGCCTGCCTAGCGAAAGTTCTCGTTAAACTGACTGAACAGTATCCGCGATCCTCCCTAATTTCTACCATGAGTCCAGCTATTACCAGATGTTTGAAGCACACTGTTGACTTTGGCAAGTCTCCAGAGATGAGGAAGCTTCTTCAAGTCTTCATCGCTGCCCTACATGCCAGCGAAGATGGGGAACAAGAAGTGACAAAGTATATCGCCTCTGTTCATGGATCTGGAAGCCATTGTCCTCATCCCAGGGTGCTTCCTAATTTAGTGTCTGTTTGCCTTGCAGCAATTTTTCATAG ATTTGAAGTAGCTCGACATACTCCATCAGTAAAGGACGAACCACAAACCCTGCCACCCTTGGATTGCTATTTACTGGTGTTAAGTATTGT ATCTGAATATTATGATTGGCGACCTGGCTTTGGTGCTCTGTTACAACCGGTACCATTCCCAGAGGAAGCTCTAGCTGCGAAAGAAGTCCAGGAAACGATATTAATGCGCGTGATTAGGCGTATAGCAGAGGATCCAAGATGCATCGTTCATCGTGTTCTGCTTCCAATTAGGGAACCGCGACCTGGCTGGATTAATATTGCTGCTCCATCCAGCCCTGCTTGTCCTGATAACGGAGAATTGTTCGGTGATATG TTAAAAAATCTGTTGGCGTGCTGCTGTCGGCGGAAAAGATTTGTCAGCTCACTGGTGAAACAAGCGCGTGACGATTGCGTACTTCTGGCAGTCAGGGGCTGTGACGCTGCTGAAGATGCCCTCTGTTTGATGTTAGAGTGGCATTTACTACCAACTGAAGAGACGCGACTGCAAATAGTAAATGCGCTTCAATCGACAGAGGGGGGCAAGGACTGTTATGCTACACTTTGTAGGAGACAACGAAATTTACAAAAATTG CAACAAAAAGGAGGTCCCAGAAAGCTGACGTTATCTGTTCGTGCGACAGACGCCGACGTTGCTCTTCTCTTAGGTGGAAGAGCTCTTGGCAATCTTGAATACCTTAGCCTGGCCTTCACCTCGGTAACTTCAGCTTGTGCTGAACAGCTCATTAAATTGCCATACTTGAGGCACCTCAACTTGTGGGCTACACAATTTGGCGACGCTGGCCTACAAATGATTAGCGAGCATCTACAGAAATTACAAGTTTTGAATCTCTGCGAAACACCTGTTTCTGATAAAGGAATCTCCACTTTGACGT CATTGACGAGCTTAAGAAAATTAAATCTGAACAGCACGAAACTGTCCATTCAAACGTTCGAATCCTTAAAAAAGTGTCTGCCAGCGCTACAAGAGTTCGATGTAAGATATACAGAGGCTTGGCGACCAGAGCTTTTACCCTCCGCTAAGTCAA TTCGTCGATAA